The following proteins are encoded in a genomic region of Opitutus sp.:
- a CDS encoding SWF/SNF helicase family protein, with amino-acid sequence MLKVGDNRQFDAQRFNILQSLLRLRQICCDPRLIGHNAVDPVEQVAAKKRGRPSKKAAAAARALDANSAATTAGSEDANAVIDTTDEDAPARPSSAKLDALLDTVEPLVAEGHRVLVFSQFVSMLELIRAELAERGIGHLLLTGQTENRQALVDKFQAADGPPVFLLSLKAAGSGLNLTAASYVILYDPWWNPAVEAQAIDRTHRIGQKSTVMAYRLIAKNTVEEKIRALQREKSELAAAVVQEESLATVMDLDSLRRILG; translated from the coding sequence CTGCTCAAAGTCGGCGACAACCGCCAGTTCGACGCCCAGCGCTTCAACATCCTCCAGTCGCTCCTGCGCCTGCGCCAGATCTGCTGCGACCCTCGCCTCATCGGCCACAACGCGGTCGATCCGGTCGAACAAGTCGCCGCCAAAAAACGTGGTCGCCCCTCCAAAAAAGCGGCTGCGGCCGCCAGAGCGCTCGACGCCAATTCCGCCGCAACCACCGCCGGTTCGGAAGACGCCAACGCGGTGATCGACACGACCGACGAGGATGCGCCCGCCCGGCCGAGCAGCGCCAAATTGGACGCGCTGCTCGACACCGTTGAGCCGCTGGTGGCCGAGGGCCACCGGGTTCTGGTTTTCTCCCAGTTCGTGAGCATGCTGGAGCTCATCCGTGCCGAGTTGGCCGAGCGCGGCATCGGCCACCTGTTGCTCACCGGCCAAACCGAAAACCGCCAGGCCTTGGTGGACAAATTCCAAGCAGCCGACGGCCCTCCGGTATTCCTCTTGTCGCTGAAAGCGGCCGGTTCCGGCCTGAACCTCACGGCGGCCAGCTACGTTATCCTCTACGATCCGTGGTGGAATCCGGCGGTGGAAGCGCAGGCGATCGACCGCACGCACCGTATTGGCCAAAAGAGCACGGTGATGGCGTACCGCCTGATCGCCAAAAACACCGTGGAGGAAAAAATCCGCGCGCTGCAGCGGGAAAAGTCCGAGTTGGCGGCCGCGGTGGTGCAGGAGGAGAGCCTGGCGACGGTGATGGACCTGGACAGCCTGCGGCGGATCCTGGGCTGA
- a CDS encoding protein-glutamate O-methyltransferase CheR: MALLTADFEFVTNFARRSAAIIIEPGKDYFVESRLSSLASSNACSSVPEFINLLRKTPPSNPLHNKVLDALTTNETFFFRDIAPFDALRESIIPKLIAQRAAQRSLSFWSAASSTGQEAYSLAMMIRESFPQLADWTIQIIGTDLCSTVLVQARAGAYNEFEINRGLSPALIKKYFTQAGKVWTANAELRRMVDFRPMNLIEPWPRLPLFDVVLMRNVMIYFDVPTKQGILRNIRATLQPQGSLLLGSAETTLNLDAGWQSVGLGRATVYQPFGAQ, translated from the coding sequence GTGGCCCTCCTCACCGCCGATTTCGAATTTGTAACCAACTTTGCCCGACGCTCCGCCGCGATCATCATCGAGCCGGGCAAGGACTATTTCGTCGAGTCGCGCCTGAGCTCGCTGGCCTCCAGCAACGCCTGCAGCAGCGTCCCGGAGTTCATTAACCTGCTGCGTAAAACTCCGCCGAGTAATCCGCTCCACAATAAAGTCCTCGATGCGCTCACCACCAACGAGACGTTCTTTTTCCGCGACATCGCGCCCTTTGACGCCCTGCGCGAATCCATCATCCCCAAGCTCATCGCCCAGCGTGCCGCCCAGCGCAGCCTCTCTTTCTGGTCCGCCGCCAGTTCCACCGGCCAAGAGGCCTACAGCCTCGCCATGATGATCCGGGAGAGTTTCCCTCAACTCGCCGACTGGACGATCCAGATCATCGGCACCGACCTGTGCTCCACCGTACTCGTCCAAGCCCGCGCCGGTGCTTACAACGAGTTCGAAATCAACCGCGGCCTCAGCCCTGCGTTGATCAAAAAATACTTCACCCAGGCCGGTAAGGTCTGGACCGCCAACGCCGAGCTGCGCCGCATGGTGGATTTCCGCCCCATGAACCTGATCGAGCCCTGGCCGCGCCTGCCGCTGTTCGACGTGGTGCTGATGCGCAACGTCATGATCTATTTCGACGTCCCGACCAAACAAGGGATTCTGCGCAACATCCGCGCCACCCTTCAGCCGCAAGGCTCGCTGCTGCTGGGCTCGGCCGAGACCACCCTCAACCTCGACGCCGGCTGGCAATCCGTCGGCCTGGGCCGGGCAACCGTTTATCAACCTTTCGGCGCCCAATGA
- a CDS encoding glycine--tRNA ligase, with protein sequence MSTPSTTEPANLMEAIVSLAKRRGFVFPSSEIYGGLNGFFDYGPLGVELKKNIRDCWWNDMVRRRDDVVGIETSIIMHPKVWEASGHVAGFSDPLVDCKVSKNRYRADQLFFAPVVITGADGVAQTIGYVSALESADTTGELQAAAELMKRKKAVQGTLAAVQPRDFTEAKPEEITQIPSPATGNPDLTPPRAFNMMFQTNVGAMTDASSVAYLRPETAQGMFVDFKNVVDTGRVKLPFGIAQTGKSFRNEITPRNFIFRSREFEQMEMEFFIHEDDDWAKWHRYWINWCKDWLKSIGLPDSHISEFDHLKEKLAFYSKGTTDIMFKFPFGVQELWGIAARGNYDLTQHATASGKPQEIFDEATKKKFVPHVIEPAVGLDRIFLAVLASGYAEEQVTDEKGNTETRTVLRLSPRLAPVKVAVLPLLKNKEALVARAQALYTKLKRKYPCFYDEAGAVGRRYRRQDEIGTPWCVTIDFDTIEKEGDTFTLRERDSMQQKRITEAELFALLEEQVY encoded by the coding sequence ATGTCCACGCCGTCCACCACCGAGCCTGCAAATCTCATGGAAGCCATCGTTTCACTCGCGAAACGCCGCGGCTTCGTCTTCCCCTCCTCCGAAATCTACGGCGGGCTTAACGGCTTCTTCGACTACGGCCCTCTCGGCGTCGAATTGAAGAAAAACATCCGCGACTGCTGGTGGAATGACATGGTTCGCCGCCGCGACGACGTCGTCGGCATCGAGACCTCCATCATCATGCATCCCAAAGTCTGGGAAGCCTCGGGCCACGTCGCCGGCTTCAGCGACCCGCTGGTTGACTGCAAGGTCTCCAAAAACCGCTACCGCGCCGACCAACTTTTCTTCGCCCCGGTGGTCATCACCGGTGCCGACGGCGTCGCCCAAACCATCGGCTACGTCTCTGCGCTTGAGAGCGCCGACACGACCGGCGAGCTGCAAGCCGCCGCCGAGCTCATGAAGCGCAAGAAGGCCGTCCAGGGCACCCTCGCCGCCGTCCAGCCGCGCGACTTCACCGAGGCCAAACCCGAGGAGATCACGCAAATCCCCTCGCCCGCCACCGGCAACCCCGACCTGACCCCGCCGCGCGCCTTTAACATGATGTTCCAGACGAACGTCGGCGCGATGACCGATGCCTCGTCGGTCGCCTACCTGCGCCCCGAAACCGCCCAGGGCATGTTCGTCGATTTCAAAAACGTGGTGGACACCGGCCGCGTCAAGTTGCCCTTCGGCATCGCCCAAACCGGCAAGTCGTTCCGCAACGAGATCACCCCGCGCAACTTCATCTTCCGCTCGCGCGAGTTCGAACAGATGGAGATGGAATTCTTCATCCACGAGGACGACGATTGGGCGAAGTGGCACCGTTACTGGATCAACTGGTGCAAAGACTGGCTGAAGAGCATCGGCCTGCCCGACTCGCACATTTCCGAGTTCGACCACCTCAAGGAGAAGCTGGCGTTCTACTCCAAGGGCACGACGGACATCATGTTCAAGTTTCCCTTCGGCGTGCAGGAGCTGTGGGGCATCGCCGCGCGCGGTAACTACGACCTCACCCAACACGCCACCGCCTCCGGCAAACCGCAGGAGATCTTCGACGAGGCCACCAAGAAAAAGTTTGTCCCCCACGTGATCGAGCCGGCGGTCGGCCTCGACCGCATCTTCCTGGCCGTGCTCGCCTCCGGCTACGCCGAGGAGCAGGTCACCGATGAGAAGGGCAACACCGAGACGCGCACCGTGCTGCGCCTCAGCCCGCGCCTGGCCCCGGTCAAGGTCGCCGTGCTGCCCTTGCTCAAAAACAAGGAGGCTCTGGTCGCCCGCGCCCAGGCCCTCTACACCAAGCTCAAGCGCAAGTATCCGTGCTTCTACGACGAGGCCGGCGCGGTCGGCCGGCGCTACCGCCGCCAGGACGAGATCGGCACGCCCTGGTGCGTGACCATCGACTTCGACACGATCGAAAAAGAAGGCGACACCTTCACCCTGCGCGAGCGCGATTCGATGCAGCAAAAACGCATCACCGAGGCCGAGCTGTTCGCCTTGTTGGAAGAGCAGGTTTACTAA
- a CDS encoding rhodanese-like domain-containing protein, with the protein MKKLLLPLFACFALVSAVFAADAAAPAKIADISLADLKTAIAAGKVSVIDVNGSASYAAGHIPGAIDFAVNKDKLASVLPEDKSALVVAYCGSSKCGAYKKAANAAVKLGYTNVKHFSGGISGWKSAGEPTEAAK; encoded by the coding sequence ATGAAAAAATTACTCCTTCCCCTGTTTGCTTGTTTTGCCCTGGTTTCCGCTGTGTTCGCTGCTGACGCGGCTGCTCCGGCCAAGATCGCCGATATCTCGCTGGCTGACCTCAAAACCGCTATCGCTGCGGGCAAGGTCTCCGTCATCGATGTCAACGGCTCTGCCTCCTACGCCGCCGGGCACATCCCCGGCGCCATCGATTTCGCGGTTAATAAGGATAAGCTCGCCTCCGTGTTGCCCGAGGACAAATCCGCCTTGGTCGTCGCGTACTGCGGCAGCTCAAAATGCGGTGCTTACAAGAAAGCTGCCAACGCGGCCGTTAAGTTGGGTTACACCAACGTGAAGCACTTCTCGGGCGGCATCTCGGGTTGGAAAAGCGCTGGCGAGCCCACCGAGGCCGCTAAGTAA
- a CDS encoding ABC transporter ATP-binding protein, translating to MSLPESASTSSPFRRHLWPLILKNRGQLLWASLFVGLSGGAVATQNIFPKWLFFYVLDVKDLATAERWKRLAWLAAGYLVLTGIARMAFWHFGYRLFTRARENIIFALRAKFFRHVNQLCLRFHGTHSSGELFSYLFGSPLNAIMQFAQHATMALPSAIVFVLLTIALFWQWDGALAAVLMTAASLSVYMMLRSRRSVELIQKEFQALEGNISGQVADLLRGNKAVKLYAMETQVVHNFEQQADVIGRKTYERDILSHQEWMKQEALSYVCYAGLMAACTWRYLSGHIDLGIVAACLAAYLGLMGPLQQLFTAFTLWAGAAAALTRIGNVLDTASTTPDPDHATRSLPARADIVLDHVTFGYDPAQPILRDLSLTLRPGERVAFVGPSGAGKTTITQLLLRLYDPQAGAIRIGEIDLKTVAGSALRRHFGVVPQDPFIFNTTLRDNLRVARPDATDEAIRLACEKSNAWEFIAALPGGLDARVGEGGSMLSGGQRQRLAIARALLAEPECFIFDEATSALDTLSEQLISQALEHNLGDRTAVFIAHRLSTVKHCDRIFVLSGGALIQSGTYDELVATEGLFQDLVRGQQLRA from the coding sequence ATGAGCCTCCCAGAGTCCGCATCCACCTCGTCCCCCTTTCGCCGCCACCTCTGGCCGCTGATTTTAAAAAACCGCGGGCAGTTACTCTGGGCCTCGCTGTTCGTCGGCCTGAGCGGGGGCGCGGTCGCCACCCAGAACATTTTCCCCAAATGGCTGTTTTTCTACGTGCTCGACGTCAAAGATCTGGCCACTGCGGAACGATGGAAACGACTCGCCTGGCTGGCGGCCGGTTACCTCGTGCTCACCGGCATCGCCCGCATGGCGTTCTGGCACTTCGGCTACCGGTTGTTCACCCGCGCCCGGGAAAACATCATCTTCGCCCTGCGCGCCAAATTTTTCCGCCACGTCAACCAGCTCTGCCTGCGCTTCCATGGCACCCACTCCTCGGGCGAACTGTTTAGCTACCTGTTCGGCTCGCCGCTAAATGCGATCATGCAGTTTGCGCAGCACGCCACCATGGCGCTGCCCAGTGCCATCGTCTTCGTGCTGCTCACCATCGCCTTGTTCTGGCAATGGGACGGCGCCCTCGCCGCCGTGCTGATGACCGCCGCCTCGTTGAGCGTGTACATGATGCTCCGCTCCCGCCGAAGCGTAGAGCTGATCCAAAAGGAGTTTCAGGCGCTGGAAGGTAACATCAGCGGGCAAGTCGCCGATCTGTTGCGCGGCAACAAGGCGGTGAAACTCTACGCGATGGAGACCCAGGTGGTGCACAACTTCGAGCAGCAGGCCGACGTCATCGGGCGCAAAACCTACGAGCGCGACATCCTCTCCCACCAGGAATGGATGAAGCAGGAGGCGCTTTCCTACGTTTGCTACGCCGGCCTCATGGCCGCCTGCACCTGGCGCTACCTATCCGGCCACATCGACCTAGGGATCGTCGCGGCATGCCTGGCCGCCTACCTCGGCCTGATGGGACCGCTGCAGCAATTGTTCACTGCCTTCACACTGTGGGCGGGAGCCGCCGCCGCCCTGACGCGTATCGGCAACGTGCTCGACACCGCCAGCACCACGCCCGACCCCGACCACGCCACCCGAAGCCTGCCCGCCCGCGCCGACATCGTTCTTGATCACGTCACCTTCGGCTACGATCCGGCACAGCCGATCCTGCGCGACCTTTCGCTGACCCTGCGCCCGGGCGAGCGTGTAGCTTTTGTCGGTCCCTCCGGCGCGGGTAAAACCACCATCACCCAGCTCCTCCTGCGTCTCTACGATCCGCAAGCCGGCGCCATTCGCATCGGCGAGATCGACCTCAAAACCGTGGCCGGTTCGGCGCTGCGCCGCCACTTCGGCGTCGTCCCGCAAGACCCGTTCATCTTCAACACCACGCTGCGCGACAACCTCCGCGTGGCCCGCCCCGATGCGACCGACGAGGCCATCCGCCTGGCCTGCGAAAAGTCCAACGCGTGGGAGTTCATCGCCGCGTTGCCCGGCGGACTCGACGCCCGCGTCGGCGAAGGCGGCTCGATGCTTTCGGGTGGGCAACGCCAGCGCCTGGCCATCGCCCGCGCGCTGCTCGCCGAGCCTGAGTGCTTCATTTTCGACGAGGCCACCAGCGCGCTCGACACGTTGAGCGAGCAGCTCATCTCGCAGGCGCTGGAACACAATCTGGGCGACCGCACGGCGGTGTTCATCGCCCACCGGCTCTCAACCGTGAAACACTGCGACCGCATTTTCGTACTCTCTGGCGGAGCACTTATCCAATCCGGCACCTACGACGAACTGGTGGCCACCGAAGGGCTGTTTCAGGACTTGGTGCGCGGCCAGCAACTCCGCGCCTAA